A DNA window from Thermodesulfobacteriota bacterium contains the following coding sequences:
- a CDS encoding class II fructose-bisphosphate aldolase: MAVHYKELGLVNTREMFRKAMAGKYAIPAYNFNNMEQLQAIVQACAETRSPVILQVSSGARKYANATLLRYLAQGAVAMAEDLGSPVPICLHLDHGDTYELCVSCIESGFSSVMIDGSHHPFEENVALTRKVVAYAHERDVTVEGELGVLAGIEDDVSAEVSHYTKPEEVQEFVERTGVDSLAISIGTSHGAYKFKVKSQDEVPPLRFDILEEVERRIPGFPIVLHGASSVVPEYVDLINRYGGSLEGAVGVSEDQLRRAAASAVCKVNIDSDGRLAVTAKIREYLAKNPKEFDPRKYLGAARTELVALLKHKNEKVLGSAGHA; this comes from the coding sequence ATGGCGGTCCACTACAAGGAGCTCGGCCTCGTCAACACCCGCGAGATGTTTCGCAAGGCCATGGCGGGCAAGTACGCGATTCCCGCGTACAACTTCAACAACATGGAGCAGCTCCAGGCCATCGTGCAGGCCTGCGCCGAGACCCGCAGCCCGGTCATCCTCCAGGTCTCGAGCGGAGCGCGCAAGTACGCCAACGCCACGCTCCTGCGCTACCTGGCCCAGGGGGCCGTGGCCATGGCCGAGGACCTGGGGAGCCCCGTGCCCATCTGCCTGCACCTGGACCACGGCGACACCTACGAGCTGTGCGTCTCGTGCATCGAGAGCGGGTTCTCGTCGGTGATGATCGACGGCTCCCACCACCCCTTCGAGGAGAACGTGGCGCTGACGAGGAAGGTCGTGGCCTACGCCCACGAGCGCGACGTGACGGTGGAGGGGGAGCTCGGGGTGCTGGCCGGCATCGAGGACGACGTGAGCGCCGAGGTGAGCCACTACACCAAGCCCGAGGAGGTGCAGGAATTCGTCGAGCGCACCGGTGTCGACAGCCTGGCCATCTCCATCGGCACGAGCCACGGGGCCTACAAGTTCAAGGTGAAGAGCCAGGACGAGGTGCCGCCGCTGCGGTTCGACATCCTCGAGGAGGTGGAGCGGCGCATCCCGGGCTTTCCCATCGTGCTCCACGGCGCGTCGAGCGTGGTGCCCGAGTACGTGGATCTCATCAACCGCTACGGGGGCTCCCTCGAGGGCGCCGTGGGCGTGTCCGAGGACCAACTGCGCCGGGCCGCGGCGAGCGCCGTATGCAAGGTCAACATCGACTCCGACGGTCGCCTGGCCGTGACCGCCAAGATCCGGGAGTACCTCGCAAAGAACCCCAAGGAGTTCGACC